CGAGTTCGTCGGCGCCCAGGTGGGCGAGCAGCTGCGCGACCAGTCGGGCCTCGGCCTGCTGGTGGCGCTGGGCATCGTGATGCTCTACGTGGCGTTCCGCTTCCAGTACAAGTTCGCCATCGGCGCCTTGCTGGCGCTGATGCACGACGTGATCATCGTGGTCGGCATCTTCTCGCTGTTCCAGTTCGACTTCGATCTCACCGTGCTAGCGGCGCTGCTGGCGGTGATCGGCTACTCGCTCAACGACACCATCGTGGTCTACGACCGCATCCGCGAGACGATCCGCAAGTCGCGCATCGACGACATGCCGGCGATCTTCAACGAAGCGATCAACATGACCCTGTCGCGCACCCTGGCGACGTCCGGTACCACCCTGCTGGTGCTGATGGCGCTGCTGCTGCTGGGCGGCGACATGATCCACCACTTCTCCATCGCCCTGATCATCGGCGTGGTGGTGGGGACCTTCTCCTCCATCTACGTGGCCGCGGCCCTGCTGATCGCCGTGAAGCAGCAGCGCGAGGACCTGATCCCCGCCAAGAAGGAGGACGCCGAGGCCGAGGAGGAGCTGCCCTGACCCGGGCACACGCCTCTGGCTTCACGCAGAAACAGAAAACCCCCGCAGGGCATCCCTGCGGGGGTTTTCGTTATGGCCTCGCCACGCCGGGCGTGCGGCCTAGAAGTGCGGCTTGAGCTGCTGCACCAGGGCCTTGTAGAGGCGCGGGCCCGCGGCCATCAGCTGGCCTTCCACCTCGACCCTGGGCTGACCGTCCGGGGTCCCCATCAGGGCACCGGTCTCCTTGAGCAGCAGGCTGCCCACGTGCATGTCCTGCTCCTCCAGGCCCAGCACGAAGGCGGCATCGGCGCGGCCAGCGGCCAGCTCGGCCAGATCCAGCAGGCCACTGCCCGAGGCGCGCTGCACCTCGATGATCGGGCCCAGCTGCTGGACCAGGGTCAGGTAGGCCGGCAGGTTGCGCGGGCGCAGCCAGGTCTCCGGCAGCCCCATGGCGATGCGGGCGCCGCCCACGGCGTGGGTCTTGGGCACGCGGATGCGCTTGCCGTTGTGCTGGGCACCGCGGCCGCGACTGGCCAGGTACTCGTCATCACTGAAGGGGCAGATCACCACCGCATGCTCCGGGCGGCCCTTGATCAGGCAGACCACCGACAGCGCAAAGCCGGAGGCGGCCACGCCGAGGTTGGAGTAGCCGTGGAAGGGTTCGATCTTCCACAGGGTGTCGCTGCCCTCACCCTCACCGGCACGGTGGGGCGTGAAGCGGCCGACGACGCCGTGCTGGGGGTAGCCGCGGGAGAGCTGATTCACGATCAGCGACTCGGCGTTGCGGGCGGCGTCCTCGAGCAGGCGGTCGAGGTTGCTCTCTTCGTGGGCATTCTCGATACGCTCGCGAATGCGCAGGAACTGTTCGCCGGCGCTGCGCGCGGCGCGCAGCGCATATTGGACCATCGGATGCATGATCGGGCCTTGGGGAGTCGGTGGTGTTAAAGAACGGGGAGGTTCGTGAAAGCGTTCGGCTGGAACGGTCGGCGCGAATCCTAGCAGACGCGGCCCGATTGCGCCACGCCGGCGCGCGACCGGCCCGGCGGCAGAGGCGTTGCAACATGCTAGGGTGCGTTAACAATTGCTGATGGAGATCGGGCTGATTTAGAATATCAGCATTTTTCGGTGATCTATGCCTCGGCTAATGCTACGTGATGACCAATGGGAGCGCATCGAGCACATGCTCCCCGGCAAAGCTTCAGATCGCGGGGTGACGGCCAAGGACAATCGCTTGTTCGTGGAAGCCGTCCTGTGGATCGCCCGGACAGGCGCTCCCTGGCGTGATCTGCCCGACGCCTTCGGTCGCTGGCACACTGTCTACATGCGCTATAACCGGTGGTCTAAGAAGGGGGTCTGGCAGCAGGTTATCGACACATTAGCCGATGATCCCGACATGGAGCAGCTGATGATAGATGGCAGTATCGTCAAAGTTCATCAGCATGGGGCGGCAAAAAAACGGCTCAGAGCACCGAAGCCATGGGGAAATCGCGTGGGGGATTGAGCACCAAGATCCACGCGGCGGTCGATGCCCTCGGCAACCCGGTACGGCTAATCCTCACACCGGGCCAAGCGTCTGAGTACGGAGCCGCCCCAGCGTTACTGGCGGGCTTTTCTCCAGCGGCGGTGCTTGGCGACAAGGGGTATGATTCCACCGCTTTGAGGGACATCATTCGAGCGGTGGGCGCCGAGCCGGTGATTCCGCCGAGAAAGAATCGCTTGGAATGCCCCGAGATAGATTGGCACTGTTACAAGGATCGCAACCTGGTAGAAAGGTTCTTCCAGAAAATCAAGCAGTTCAGGCGGCTGGCAACACGCTATGAGCGACTGGCGAGAAACTACCAGTCGCTACTCAACCTTGTATCCGCCGTCATATGGCTGGCCTAATTGTTAACGCTCCCTAGACTCTGTCGCCCAGATTCATCGGCCCGATTCATTTCGCCCCAGGGAACCTTCATGCTCGACCGTATCCGTATCGTCCTGATCGGCACCAGCCACCCCGGCAACATCGGCGGCGTCGCCCGCGCCATGCACAACATGGGGCTGGCCGACCTGGCCCTGGTGGCGCCGCGCTGCGAGCCGGTCACCGCCGACAGCGTATCGCGGGCCTCCGGCGCCGACCACCTGGTCAACGGCGCCCGGGTGGTCGAGACCCTGGAGCAGGCGGTCGCCGACTGCACCCTGGTGGTGGGGGCGAGCGCCCGTTCGCGCACCCTGCCCTGGCCGATGATCACCCCGCGCGAGCTGGGCGGCCGACTGC
The Halomonas alkalicola DNA segment above includes these coding regions:
- the secF gene encoding protein translocase subunit SecF, which translates into the protein MKTLINRQFDFMGKRRIAFAISGLLILASIVSLLFQQLNLGLDFTGGTLVEVRYAVAPSLEAVRQTLEAAEFRDVSVQTFGASTEVLIRLQQAFDPEVGDRVVELLRSGGDSVELIRAEFVGAQVGEQLRDQSGLGLLVALGIVMLYVAFRFQYKFAIGALLALMHDVIIVVGIFSLFQFDFDLTVLAALLAVIGYSLNDTIVVYDRIRETIRKSRIDDMPAIFNEAINMTLSRTLATSGTTLLVLMALLLLGGDMIHHFSIALIIGVVVGTFSSIYVAAALLIAVKQQREDLIPAKKEDAEAEEELP
- a CDS encoding inositol monophosphatase family protein, with amino-acid sequence MHPMVQYALRAARSAGEQFLRIRERIENAHEESNLDRLLEDAARNAESLIVNQLSRGYPQHGVVGRFTPHRAGEGEGSDTLWKIEPFHGYSNLGVAASGFALSVVCLIKGRPEHAVVICPFSDDEYLASRGRGAQHNGKRIRVPKTHAVGGARIAMGLPETWLRPRNLPAYLTLVQQLGPIIEVQRASGSGLLDLAELAAGRADAAFVLGLEEQDMHVGSLLLKETGALMGTPDGQPRVEVEGQLMAAGPRLYKALVQQLKPHF